Proteins encoded together in one Xyrauchen texanus isolate HMW12.3.18 chromosome 50, RBS_HiC_50CHRs, whole genome shotgun sequence window:
- the tcf3b gene encoding transcription factor 3b isoform X6 — MFAPPVANGKNRPTTLASSQFGGGSGMDERSSPWNAGEQNSPSFNQVRNYGEVAHYNEHDGLSSPFIGTGISGKNERCPYSSFGGQPGFLPSDIAMPSADAMSPSGLKSGPQFYPSYPNNPRRRTSDGGMDPQPKKIRKPPGLPSSVYAATSGDDFIRDSAAYPGSKPGSVYPGSFYMQEGLHSSSDPWAPTGSLGQSGYTAILGNSPHISQPGSFSAINPQDRMNYPLRGADVNGFHSGSAAYSHSSPMNGSDSLMASRGSVAGSSGDEIGKALASIYPSDHNGNNFPSTPSTPVGSPQAIATGAAQWQRGSGQTALSPNYEGGLHALQNKMEDRLEEAIHVLRSHAVGQPPGIPGAHGDMHSLLSAVSTSSGAIGGLSQAYSNPALPLSNRHPAMGGSHHEDHACLPPSSTLLQSAHASGTPQPGGTPEGFNTSGLPGALALATHSSNKSDIKREDKEDEENSSVADKSEEEKKESKPSRTRPRKEMFTHQALSSVSDQGEDQDNEDDEDLPPELKVEREKERRVANNARERLRVRDINEAFKELGRMCQLHLSNDKPQTKLLILHQAVNVILNLEQQVRERNLNPKAACLKRREEEKVSGVVGDTPMQLSGPHPGLGGDGRNSVSHM; from the exons ATGTTTGCGCCCCCTGTGGCCAATGGGAAAAATAGGCCAACTACACTTGCAAGCAGTCAGTTTGGTGGTGGTTCAG GAATGGATGAACGAAGCAGTCCATGGAATGCTGGAGAACAAAATAGTCCCTCCTTCAACCAGGTAAGG AACTATGGAGAGGTCGCTCACTACAACGAACATGATGGACTCTCTTCCCCATTCATTGGCACAGGTATTAGTG GTAAGAATGAAAGGTGTCCATACTCTTCCTTTGGAGGCCAG CCCGGGTTCCTGCCTTCAGACATCGCTATGCCCTCTGCAGATGCCATGTCCCCATCTGGCCTAAAATCTGGCCCCCAGTTCTATCCATCATACCCAAACAACCCTCGGAGACGCACCTCAGATGGAGGCATGG ACCCCCAACCAAAAAAGATCCGAAAGCCACCAGGTCTACCATCATCT GTTTACGCTGCCACCTCGGGTGATGACTTTATCCGTGACAGTGCTGCCTACCCAGGCTCAAAACCTGGCTCTGTGTACCCAGGATCTTTTTACATGCAAG AGGGCCTTCACTCCTCTTCCGACCCCTGGGCCCCCACCGGATCTTTAGGTCAGTCAGGCTACACTGCCATACTGGGCAATTCACCACACATCAGTCAACCAGGCTCATTTTCTGCCATCAACCCACAAGACAGGATG AACTATCCTCTGCGTGGAGCGGACGTCAATGGTTTCCATTCGGGCTCCGCAGCCTACAGTCACTCATCACCTATGAATGGATCAGATAGCCTTATGG CCAGTAGGGGCTCGGTCGCAGGCAGCTCAGGTGATGAGATCGGAAAAGCTCTTGCTTCG ATCTACCCTTCAGACCATAAcggcaacaatttcccctccacTCCTTCCACTCCTGTGGGCTCCCCTCAGGCCATTGCAA CAGGTGCAGCTCAATGGCAAAGAGGCTCTGGCCAGACTGCTCTGTCTCCTAACTATGAGGGTGGACTACATGCACTG CAGAACAAAATGGAAGACCGACTGGAGGAGGCTATCCACGTCCTGCGCAGTCATGCGGTGGGTCAACCACCGGGTATTCCCGGAGCCCACGGAGATATGCACAGCCTTCTGAGTGCCGTCTCAACATCCAGTGGAGCCATAGGGGGTCTCTCTCAGGCCTACTCCAACCCTGCACTGCCCCTCAGCAACAGACACCCTGCCATG GGTGgaagccaccacgaggaccatgCATGCCTTCCTCCAAGCAGCACCCTGTTACAGTCAGCTCATGCTTCAGGCACCCCACAGCCTGGAGGAACACCAGAGGGCTTCAACA CTTCAGGTTTGCCAGGAGCCCTGGCTCTTGCCACACATTCGTCGAACAAGTCTGACATTAAAAGGGAAGACAAGGAAGATGAGGAGAACTCCTCCGTGGCTGATAAATCCGAGGAAGAGAAGAAGGAAAGCAAACCATCTCGCACCAGACCAAG AAAGGAGATGTTTACCCATCAAGCCCTTTCAAGTGTATCAGACCAGGGAGAAGA TCAAGACAATGAAGATGATGAGGACTTGCCGCCGGAGTTGAAGGTTGAGCGAGAGAAGGAGCGGCGAGTGGCCAATAACGCACGAGAGCGACTGCGAGTGCGCGACATCAACGAGGCCTTCAAAGAACTGGGTCGCATGTGTCAGCTCCACCTGAGCAACGACAAACCTCAGACCAAACTGCTTATCCTTCACCAGGCTGTCAACGTCATACTAAACCTGGAGCAACAAGTCCGCG AACGAAACCTGAACCCCAAAGCAGCATGTTTGAAGCGACGTGAGGAAGAAAAAGTGTCTGGGGTGGTTGGAGACACTCCGATGCAGCTGTCCGGACCTCATCCGGGCCTGGGAGGAGATGGACGCAACTCTGTCAGCCACATGTGA